Genomic DNA from uncultured Acetobacterium sp.:
TTTATGAATGCTCTAAAACTACAATAAACAAACTATGATATTTCAGTAGGTCGGGGGTTCGATTCCCCCCGCTAGCTCCAGTAAAAAATAATTATTTATTGAAGAACGGCTTTAGATAAGCCGTTCTTTTTTATTTCCCTGCTTACTTTTCTTCATGGAACTCTATCTCTCTAGCTTCCTTTATCTTCGATGTCATTTTTTATATCATTTATTTTTTGTTCGGTTGCTCATTATTCAATCGCCCTCGTTTTATCTCCCTATTTCTATTTCAGATATTCAACGAACCAATTGGCAGCCATTTCAGCAACCCTTTCCAACGTGCCTGGTTCTTCGAAAAGATGGGTAGCTCCGGGAATAATTTCAAGTTGCTTAAGCCCGATTATCTTGCGATAGGCCTTTTGGTTTAATTCGATGACTATATTATCATTTCCCCCAACAATAAAGAGTGTTGGGGATTTTACACTTTGAAGATGAGGCCATGCCAGATCGGGCCGGCCGCCCCTGGAAACAATAGCATTTACCTGATCTCCCAGTATTGCCGCCGCTTGCAATGCTGCCGCAGCGCCTGTACTGGCACCAAAATATCCGATTGTAAGGTTTTTTGTTTCTTCCTGCTGCTGTAACCATTTTGTCGTCACAAGTATCCGGTTTGCCAGTAAATCGATATTAAAACGCATTTTATACTTCATGTCTTCTTCAGTCGTCAGCAAATCCAGCAGCAAAGTCCCAAGGCCATGGATTCTGAGCACCTTTGCCACATAATTATTCCGGGGACTGT
This window encodes:
- a CDS encoding alpha/beta hydrolase; the encoded protein is MKSIDKIVHIPDGQIKLIGSLKIPESATGVVLFAHGSGSSRNSPRNNYVAKVLRIHGLGTLLLDLLTTEEDMKYKMRFNIDLLANRILVTTKWLQQQEETKNLTIGYFGASTGAAAALQAAAILGDQVNAIVSRGGRPDLAWPHLQSVKSPTLFIVGGNDNIVIELNQKAYRKIIGLKQLEIIPGATHLFEEPGTLERVAEMAANWFVEYLK